The Verrucomicrobiota bacterium nucleotide sequence TCAATTGGCAGTTCACCAACGAAAAAGCCCGAATCAAACTGACTCGCCTTTATCCGAATTTATAGATGGTACAGGGTACTAGTGGATATAGGTCATTCATGGTTATCGCCTTTCACCGGCTCAGCTCGTTCTGAAATCAACTGCTTGATTTCATCCAACTCTTCCCTGCTTATTTTCTCAGATTCAACCAGGTGCGAGACGATGGGACTCGAGGCACCATCCAATAGCGTGACCAACTCATCTATCATTCGGCTTACGATGCTGTTTCTTTCCACCGCCGCTTCAAACAACCAGGCATTGCCCAGTTTCTTTGTCTTTTTAAGGGCTCCCTTTTTCTCAAGCCGACCGGCAATCGTTTGGACAGACGAGTATCCTGGATCATTCTCATTTTTCGACAGGATCTCGGCTGCTTCCCGCACGGTTAGCTTACCTTTGGTCCAGAACGGCCGCATGACCTGCAACTCGAGTTTCGATAAGGTTTGGTTTTTTCGCTTCATACAACAATTGTTGTAATCAATAACAACAAACGTTGTATTTCAAGAAAAATATTTAGTTTACGGAAAAAACGTCACGCTTCCAGATACCCAAATAGGCCGGATCCATTTCGGTGCAGTTGGTCAGAAGCAATAAGGGCCCTGGCTCAGATTTCGGGAATGGCCTTTTTCGATGGGACAAGTCAGGCACAGTCCGACAGCCCGGCCCTTATGGTCTTTGACGACCTCCACTTCCAGGAGACGGGCGGCGGCGCAATACTTGCCCGGCCAGCGTCCGATCCGCCGTTCCTGTTTATCCGTGTCTATGGTTTTGTTTTTGT carries:
- a CDS encoding BlaI/MecI/CopY family transcriptional regulator codes for the protein MKRKNQTLSKLELQVMRPFWTKGKLTVREAAEILSKNENDPGYSSVQTIAGRLEKKGALKKTKKLGNAWLFEAAVERNSIVSRMIDELVTLLDGASSPIVSHLVESEKISREELDEIKQLISERAEPVKGDNHE